GCGTGGCTGCAATCTCTGGTCGGTTCCACGCTCAGCGTCCTTGCGGAGAACGACGGAACCGGCCACGCCCCCAATTTCGCCCCGGTCCGCCTGCCCATGGGCGCGAAACCGGGCACCATCGTCGCAATCCGGGCCACCGGCATCGCGGACGGACAGATCATCGGAGAATTGGCATGAGCGAGAGCTGGTCCGACCGGCTTTTCGGCGGATTTCGCAAGACGAGCGAGCGGCTGAGCGGCAACCTTGCCACCGGCGGGTGGAGCGGATCGACGCGCCTGACCGAAAGCCAGCTGGACGAGCTGGAAGACGCGCTCATCATGTCGGACCTAGGCCCCCGCGCGGCGATGCGCATCCGCGATGCACTGGCCGAACGGCGCTTCGAACGCGGAGCCGACGAACGCGCCGTGCAAGAAGCGGTCGCCGCCGAAATCGCGGAAATCCTGCGCCCCGTGGCCAAGCCGCTGGAAATCACTGCCTTCCCCCGCCCGCATGTCGTGCTGGTCATCGGCGTCAACGGCAGCGGCAAGACCACCACAATCGCCAAGCTGGCGCACCTGTTTCAGGAAGACGACTATGGCGTGATGTTGGCCGCGGGCGACACATTTCGCGCCGCCGCTATAGGGCAGCTGAAGGTCTGGGCCGACCGTCTGAGCGTTCCCGTCGTGACCGGACCAGAAGGCGGCGACCCCGCCTCCGTCGTGTTCGACGGGGTCAAGGCCGCGACCGACAAGGGCAGCGACGTGCTGGTCGTCGACACCGCCGGACGCCTGCAGAACAAGCGCGAGCTGATGGACGAACTGACCAAGATCCGAAAGGTGCTGGGCCGTTTGAATCCCGAAGCGCCGCACGACGTGGTGCTCGTGCTGGATGCCACCAACGGTCAGAACGCGCTTCAGCAGATCGACGTGTTCAAGGAAGTCGCGGGCGTCACCGGCCTTGTCATGACCAAGCTGGACGGCACCGCGCGCGGTGGCGTGCTGGTCGCGGCGGCGGAGCAATACGGTTTGCCGATCCATGCCATCGGCGTGGGTGAAAAGATCGACGACTTGCGCCCCTTCGATCCCGACCTTGTCGCGCGCGTGATTGCAGGAGTTGCCTGATGGCCGACGAAATAGGAACCCAAGTCGCCAAGAAGAAGTCCGGCTGGCTCAACATCGCCATCGATTACGGCCCGCTGCTCGTGTTCTTCGCGGTCTACAAGTGGTTCGGGCCAGAGCAGGACGGCGACGCCGTTGGCGAGGTGTTGGCCATCGTGAAGGGCACCGGCGCATTCATCGTCGCTGCAATCGTCGCCGTGATCGTGTCTAAGCTAAAGCTGGGCCACGTTACGCCCATGCTCATGCTCTCCACGGCGCTGATCGTGTTTTTCGGCGGGCTGACGATCCTGTTTCAGGACCCGGTCTTCGTTCAGATCAAGCCGACGATCATTTACGCCGTCTTCGCCGCCGCGCTGCTGATCGGATACTGGCGCGGCAAGGCGCTGCTGAAATACCTGCTCGACGCCGCGTTCGAGGGGCTTTCGGACAAGGGATGGATGAAGCTGTCGCGCAACTGGGGCGTCTATTTCATCTTTCTCGGCGTACTCAACGAAGTGCTCCGCGCCTCGCTCAGCTTTGAAGACTGGCTGGTCGCCAAGCTCTGGGTCTTCCTGCCGCTGTCTTTCCTGTTCACCTTTACCCAGCTGCCGATGATGATGCGCGAAGGACTGGGCAAAGAGG
The sequence above is a segment of the Croceicoccus naphthovorans genome. Coding sequences within it:
- a CDS encoding inner membrane-spanning protein YciB encodes the protein MADEIGTQVAKKKSGWLNIAIDYGPLLVFFAVYKWFGPEQDGDAVGEVLAIVKGTGAFIVAAIVAVIVSKLKLGHVTPMLMLSTALIVFFGGLTILFQDPVFVQIKPTIIYAVFAAALLIGYWRGKALLKYLLDAAFEGLSDKGWMKLSRNWGVYFIFLGVLNEVLRASLSFEDWLVAKLWVFLPLSFLFTFTQLPMMMREGLGKEEEDEAVTEHPPA
- the ftsY gene encoding signal recognition particle-docking protein FtsY is translated as MSESWSDRLFGGFRKTSERLSGNLATGGWSGSTRLTESQLDELEDALIMSDLGPRAAMRIRDALAERRFERGADERAVQEAVAAEIAEILRPVAKPLEITAFPRPHVVLVIGVNGSGKTTTIAKLAHLFQEDDYGVMLAAGDTFRAAAIGQLKVWADRLSVPVVTGPEGGDPASVVFDGVKAATDKGSDVLVVDTAGRLQNKRELMDELTKIRKVLGRLNPEAPHDVVLVLDATNGQNALQQIDVFKEVAGVTGLVMTKLDGTARGGVLVAAAEQYGLPIHAIGVGEKIDDLRPFDPDLVARVIAGVA